A window of the Parabacteroides merdae ATCC 43184 genome harbors these coding sequences:
- a CDS encoding DUF6383 domain-containing protein has protein sequence MNKKFSTLVASMLLATTVGTVSAQNLEFTKSALPTNVRVESVADGKCYQLTDGWNVLVMQKVSTEKGDRFILKYVPYYAANIGESLWYVTVDKDNKENGVAFKFMNLAYNYPISFDPAKIQDYKPGKTYEGSYLAGEAVAWAWMRSEASEGLNVGKTPEAYFKTDSVMTLIPNADGTVAAVKYDVRETDKLAQLNIRPAVAGPVWLGKNDLNSMLQTQDATNGKTSFSFEKDVTEGLANLWSAGKGHAYEAVDAVGESTLSYGAVADAAAEKDAAMLAANEAEKKVEAAVKALADAESEYNVLAQKIQNVESEKVEKGRELVNQSWIYNFLNESEDATKQAILQKKQSIATSSALNEEAKKQLAELAEKLEAAQNEYKDAVAAQTALQNSINNATDAWNVALDVKNKAFDQKSRYAKWGTAMRKYFNETNNVYYVSDMGYAPNDKPQAWNSYFDAAKVTDEAEKEAFVEYGHRLYAILKEANNGVDISMSASAYKSQNNKAFINGVNALNTEENETFEKAAEAVIASEGAIASISKDLDVAIGVAEEKKQAEKAASTAYDEMFEAYGVHSQALEEAKKELKELEEELASVQAELKEVSAKKVELETAIFNYTQQIASLNEQLMALDGEKGAAYWTWVDARYAHKDAERAAIKASEVFENIRLEKSFNWLSLKAGKNAKGQDTYLMVDTAYLNGSAGEEIAGIQHLGFATREHEADFKSVNNLAARDINGRFNFRFFYWPTQDSLRIEADGYNVKNVTTKYWKDRTNSEIDIFATSAKGQENNLVKIAVLGGARREATIGSSEELKGTGIYTYNDRIGLSLSPAAHNAVLEPGIYFMDVVNGADAQKNGARLMVDLNGWNLTKVAPAEWDVMNFEHMPAAKWVVNQNTNEFGGYPEIWNQETGATLNNGSYKVLADGNIVINYYYNNEEAWLTNDTLKLTKTVSNRLGFFNDDAKNVNYTLNYLNVGNDLGVTIGNSTVGNDTILRVSADEATKFELVKWGNGYNTPIFEKDTIFQTYYQIRVNDPYKFANNQKYVQVSEVGGTEMMVVTEGAENGSVFTLKEVNCVDGTHYYALLTEGKKAGVIDATGLIKAENVATESTTSAFALVADTTALYREFTADELGENGAMKFYRVNSTAKAYLYEGADNLLCVEGKGDDKAEAFNVIPTGVENTLMPQYLIAKDVNFVVGDTVLCDATTHSHATIEEALKCPHSKVTADTTFGRFLVNMIDSVPAVKKYTWEGKYKRLAFLPGYMTAGNLVLDGTTHKVALKLNAHDQAKFSFRLVNEGSNDFLIESESYGKKTAFDGGIAPSANLGGWVKVQNGVPVIINDFEAAMQSDLYNVDTNAGGATANDEITTSEVTIIAGEGNVTIANAAGKKVVVSNILGQVVATQVLTSDNAVIAAPQGVVVVAVEGEEAVKAIVR, from the coding sequence ATGAACAAAAAGTTTTCTACTCTTGTCGCCAGTATGTTACTGGCAACGACAGTCGGAACAGTTTCTGCACAGAACCTAGAGTTCACAAAGTCAGCTCTACCTACAAATGTTAGGGTAGAGAGTGTGGCCGACGGAAAATGCTATCAGTTGACAGACGGTTGGAATGTGTTGGTAATGCAGAAGGTTTCGACAGAAAAAGGTGATCGTTTCATCTTGAAGTATGTCCCTTATTACGCAGCCAATATAGGGGAATCCTTGTGGTATGTGACGGTTGATAAAGACAATAAGGAAAATGGTGTGGCCTTTAAATTTATGAACTTGGCTTATAATTATCCTATCTCTTTTGATCCGGCAAAGATTCAGGATTATAAACCGGGAAAGACTTATGAAGGTTCTTATTTGGCTGGTGAAGCAGTCGCTTGGGCTTGGATGAGAAGTGAAGCCAGTGAGGGCTTAAATGTAGGTAAAACTCCGGAAGCCTATTTCAAGACAGACTCTGTGATGACTTTGATTCCGAATGCAGATGGTACGGTTGCTGCTGTCAAGTATGATGTTCGTGAGACTGACAAGCTTGCACAGTTGAACATTCGTCCGGCTGTTGCTGGTCCTGTTTGGTTAGGAAAGAACGATTTGAACAGCATGTTGCAGACACAAGATGCAACAAATGGTAAAACATCTTTCTCTTTTGAAAAAGATGTGACAGAAGGTTTGGCAAACTTGTGGTCTGCAGGTAAAGGCCATGCTTATGAGGCTGTTGATGCTGTAGGCGAAAGCACTTTGTCATATGGTGCTGTTGCTGATGCTGCTGCTGAAAAGGATGCGGCTATGCTTGCTGCCAATGAAGCTGAAAAAAAAGTAGAAGCAGCCGTGAAAGCTCTGGCTGATGCTGAATCAGAATATAATGTTTTGGCTCAGAAGATCCAGAATGTAGAGTCTGAAAAGGTTGAAAAAGGTAGAGAACTTGTGAATCAAAGTTGGATTTACAACTTTTTGAATGAAAGTGAAGATGCTACAAAACAAGCGATTTTACAGAAAAAACAATCTATCGCAACAAGTTCTGCTCTAAACGAAGAGGCCAAGAAACAACTTGCAGAATTGGCTGAAAAATTAGAGGCAGCTCAAAATGAATATAAAGATGCAGTTGCTGCCCAGACCGCTCTTCAAAATTCTATCAATAATGCCACGGATGCATGGAATGTTGCTCTGGATGTTAAAAATAAAGCATTCGATCAGAAAAGTAGATATGCAAAGTGGGGAACAGCGATGAGGAAGTATTTCAACGAAACAAATAATGTATATTATGTCTCAGATATGGGCTATGCCCCTAATGATAAACCACAAGCATGGAATTCTTATTTCGATGCAGCTAAGGTAACTGATGAAGCAGAGAAGGAAGCCTTTGTAGAATATGGACATCGTTTGTATGCTATCTTGAAAGAAGCAAATAATGGTGTAGATATATCAATGTCTGCTTCAGCTTATAAGAGCCAAAACAATAAGGCTTTTATAAATGGTGTCAATGCTCTTAATACTGAAGAAAATGAAACCTTTGAAAAAGCTGCAGAAGCTGTTATCGCTTCAGAAGGTGCAATAGCTTCAATCTCTAAAGATTTAGATGTTGCTATTGGTGTAGCAGAGGAGAAAAAGCAAGCTGAGAAGGCTGCCAGCACAGCTTATGACGAAATGTTTGAAGCTTATGGAGTTCACAGTCAAGCTCTTGAAGAAGCAAAGAAAGAGTTGAAAGAACTTGAAGAAGAATTGGCCTCTGTTCAAGCTGAACTGAAAGAAGTTAGTGCTAAGAAGGTCGAGCTAGAAACTGCTATTTTCAACTATACGCAACAAATTGCAAGTTTGAATGAACAGTTGATGGCTTTAGATGGTGAAAAGGGGGCAGCTTATTGGACATGGGTAGACGCTCGTTATGCGCATAAGGATGCTGAACGTGCTGCTATCAAGGCTTCAGAAGTGTTTGAAAACATTCGTCTTGAAAAGTCATTTAACTGGTTATCTCTGAAAGCCGGCAAGAATGCCAAGGGCCAGGATACTTATTTAATGGTCGACACAGCTTATCTGAACGGCTCAGCCGGTGAAGAAATTGCAGGTATCCAGCATTTAGGATTCGCTACTCGTGAACATGAAGCTGATTTCAAATCTGTCAACAACTTGGCAGCTCGCGATATCAACGGTCGCTTCAACTTCCGTTTCTTCTACTGGCCGACTCAGGACTCTTTGCGTATTGAAGCAGATGGTTACAACGTGAAGAACGTAACGACTAAATATTGGAAGGATCGTACAAATAGTGAAATCGATATTTTTGCTACTTCTGCAAAAGGCCAAGAAAACAATCTGGTTAAGATTGCTGTATTAGGTGGTGCCCGTCGTGAAGCCACTATCGGTTCTTCCGAAGAGCTGAAAGGCACAGGTATCTATACATACAACGACCGTATCGGTTTGAGCCTCTCTCCTGCTGCTCACAATGCCGTTTTGGAACCGGGCATCTATTTCATGGATGTAGTAAACGGTGCTGATGCACAGAAGAACGGTGCTCGCTTGATGGTTGATTTGAACGGTTGGAACTTGACAAAGGTTGCTCCGGCTGAATGGGATGTGATGAACTTCGAACACATGCCGGCCGCTAAGTGGGTTGTAAATCAGAATACGAATGAATTCGGTGGGTATCCTGAAATCTGGAACCAAGAAACAGGAGCTACTCTGAATAATGGTTCTTACAAAGTATTGGCTGATGGTAATATCGTAATTAACTATTATTATAACAACGAAGAAGCTTGGTTGACTAATGATACGCTGAAATTGACAAAGACCGTAAGTAACCGCTTGGGCTTCTTTAACGATGATGCCAAGAATGTAAACTATACTTTGAACTACTTGAATGTAGGCAATGACTTGGGTGTTACAATTGGCAACTCTACCGTAGGCAACGACACGATCTTACGTGTATCTGCCGATGAGGCTACTAAGTTCGAACTGGTAAAATGGGGCAATGGTTATAATACCCCTATCTTCGAAAAAGACACGATCTTCCAGACTTATTATCAGATCCGTGTAAACGATCCGTATAAGTTCGCTAACAACCAGAAATATGTTCAGGTATCTGAAGTTGGTGGTACTGAAATGATGGTAGTAACAGAAGGTGCAGAAAATGGTTCTGTATTCACTTTGAAAGAAGTGAACTGCGTAGACGGAACTCATTACTATGCATTGCTGACAGAAGGCAAGAAAGCCGGTGTGATTGATGCAACAGGCTTGATTAAGGCTGAAAACGTGGCTACTGAATCTACAACTTCTGCTTTCGCATTGGTTGCTGATACGACTGCTCTGTATCGTGAGTTTACAGCTGACGAATTGGGTGAAAACGGCGCAATGAAGTTCTACCGTGTGAACTCTACTGCTAAGGCTTACTTGTATGAAGGAGCTGACAACCTGCTTTGCGTAGAAGGTAAGGGTGACGATAAAGCTGAAGCATTCAATGTAATCCCGACAGGTGTCGAAAACACATTGATGCCACAGTACTTGATTGCCAAGGATGTGAACTTTGTAGTCGGTGATACAGTTCTGTGCGACGCTACTACTCACTCTCATGCAACAATAGAAGAAGCTTTGAAATGCCCGCATAGTAAAGTAACTGCTGACACGACATTTGGTCGTTTCTTGGTGAACATGATCGACTCAGTTCCCGCTGTTAAGAAATATACTTGGGAAGGTAAATACAAGAGACTTGCATTCTTGCCGGGTTATATGACAGCTGGTAACTTAGTTCTGGATGGCACAACTCATAAAGTCGCTCTGAAGCTGAATGCTCATGATCAGGCTAAGTTCTCTTTCCGTTTGGTTAACGAAGGATCTAACGACTTCTTGATCGAATCTGAATCTTATGGAAAGAAGACAGCGTTTGATGGCGGTATCGCTCCGTCTGCTAATCTGGGTGGTTGGGTGAAAGTACAGAACGGTGTTCCTGTCATCATCAATGACTTCGAAGCAGCTATGCAGTCTGACCTCTACAATGTCGACACTAACGCTGGTGGTGCAACAGCCAACGACGAAATCACGACTTCTGAAGTAACGATTATCGCAGGCGAAGGCAATGTTACAATCGCTAACGCTGCCGGCAAGAAGGTTGTTGTAAGCAACATCTTGGGTCAGGTAGTAGCCACTCAGGTTCTGACATCCGACAATGCTGTGATTGCTGCTCCTCAAGGCGTAGTCGTAGTAGCTGTTGAAGGTGAAGAAGCTGTAAAGGCAATCGTAAGATAA
- the ahpF gene encoding alkyl hydroperoxide reductase subunit F, with protein MLDSAMKDQLSGIFSGLVSQYVFDIQVAPDHESRQELIDLLGDVASCSDHLSCSVADGEGLQFTIVKDGMPTGIRFRAVPNGHEFTSLLLAVLNCDGKGKNIPDESICARVRALNGPIKLTTYVSLTCTNCPDVVQALNVMATLNSRITHETVDGAINQKEVEAMKVQGVPSVFADGKLINVGRSDLGELLSKLEAQYGINEGGVDNSVEKPVKNYDVLIVGGGPAGAASAIYSARKGLNVAVIAERIGGQVKETVGIENLISVPQTTGQQLANDLLTHINDYPVDILEHRRVDKVELDGSAKLLTTSTGERFSAPALIVATGASWRKLNVPGEADYIGKGVAFCPHCDGPFYKGKHVAVVGGGNSGIEAAIDLAGICSKVTVLEFMDELKADQVLQEKAKSLPNVEVFLHSQSLEVLGNGDKVTGLRVKDRKTDAERVIDLDGIFVQIGLAANSGVFRDVVETNKPGEIVIDAHCRTNVPGIYAAGDVSTVPYKQIIIAMGEGAKAALSAFEDRMRGLIG; from the coding sequence ATGTTAGACTCAGCAATGAAAGACCAGCTTTCGGGTATTTTCTCCGGACTGGTATCCCAATATGTATTTGATATACAAGTCGCTCCCGATCACGAAAGCCGTCAGGAGCTAATAGACCTGCTTGGTGATGTGGCATCATGCTCGGATCATTTGTCATGCAGCGTTGCGGATGGCGAAGGACTTCAGTTTACAATTGTAAAAGACGGTATGCCTACCGGTATCCGGTTTCGTGCAGTACCTAACGGACATGAGTTTACTTCTTTGCTGTTAGCGGTCCTGAATTGCGATGGAAAAGGTAAAAATATACCGGACGAAAGTATCTGTGCTCGTGTCAGAGCCTTGAATGGTCCGATCAAGCTGACGACTTATGTTTCTCTTACTTGCACCAATTGTCCGGATGTAGTGCAGGCACTCAATGTCATGGCTACTCTCAATAGCCGGATCACCCACGAAACGGTGGATGGCGCTATCAACCAAAAAGAAGTTGAGGCAATGAAAGTACAGGGAGTCCCTTCTGTTTTTGCCGATGGCAAACTGATCAATGTGGGGCGTAGTGATTTGGGAGAATTGCTTTCCAAACTCGAAGCCCAATACGGAATTAATGAAGGGGGTGTTGATAACTCTGTTGAAAAACCTGTTAAGAACTATGATGTGTTAATAGTGGGAGGTGGACCTGCCGGTGCAGCTTCTGCTATCTACTCGGCACGTAAAGGCTTGAATGTCGCAGTGATAGCCGAACGTATCGGAGGACAGGTCAAAGAAACGGTCGGCATCGAGAACCTGATTTCCGTTCCTCAGACTACCGGACAGCAGTTGGCGAACGACCTTCTGACACATATCAACGACTATCCGGTCGATATACTGGAGCATCGCCGTGTGGATAAAGTCGAACTGGATGGATCGGCAAAACTTCTGACCACTTCTACCGGTGAACGTTTTTCTGCTCCTGCCCTTATCGTGGCGACAGGTGCAAGCTGGCGCAAGTTGAATGTTCCGGGCGAAGCGGACTATATCGGAAAAGGTGTCGCTTTTTGCCCTCACTGCGACGGTCCGTTCTATAAAGGTAAGCACGTAGCGGTTGTCGGCGGTGGAAATTCGGGTATCGAAGCAGCTATAGATTTGGCTGGCATTTGTTCGAAAGTGACGGTTCTGGAATTTATGGACGAACTGAAAGCCGACCAAGTGTTGCAGGAAAAAGCAAAGAGCTTGCCGAATGTGGAAGTTTTCTTGCATTCCCAATCTTTGGAAGTGCTCGGTAATGGCGATAAGGTGACAGGTCTTCGTGTAAAAGATCGTAAGACGGATGCGGAGCGGGTGATCGACCTGGACGGAATCTTTGTCCAAATCGGCTTGGCAGCCAACAGTGGCGTTTTCCGCGATGTTGTCGAAACGAACAAACCGGGTGAGATTGTAATCGATGCGCATTGTCGGACGAATGTTCCCGGCATCTATGCGGCTGGCGACGTATCGACCGTACCCTACAAACAGATAATCATAGCAATGGGAGAAGGAGCGAAAGCAGCTCTGTCTGCTTTTGAAGACCGTATGAGAGGTTTAATCGGTTAA
- the ahpC gene encoding alkyl hydroperoxide reductase subunit C — protein MEPIINSQVPEFKVQAFQNGSFKTVSSEDIKGKWAIFFFYPADFTFVCPTELVDMADKYGKFQEMGVEVYSVSTDSHFVHKAWHDASETIRKIKYPMLADPTGALSRAFGVMIEEEGMAYRGTFLVNPEGKIKIAEIHDNGIGRNADELLRKVEAAQFVASHPNEVCPAKWKKGEATLKPSIDLVGKI, from the coding sequence ATGGAACCAATTATCAATTCACAAGTACCCGAATTCAAAGTTCAAGCTTTTCAGAATGGTAGTTTCAAGACAGTAAGTAGCGAAGATATCAAGGGCAAATGGGCCATCTTTTTCTTCTATCCTGCCGACTTTACGTTCGTATGTCCGACCGAATTGGTCGACATGGCTGACAAGTACGGCAAATTTCAGGAAATGGGTGTCGAAGTATATTCCGTAAGTACAGACTCGCACTTTGTACACAAAGCATGGCATGATGCTTCCGAAACGATCCGTAAGATCAAATATCCGATGCTGGCAGACCCGACAGGGGCTTTAAGCCGTGCATTCGGTGTGATGATTGAAGAAGAGGGTATGGCTTATCGCGGTACGTTCCTGGTAAATCCCGAGGGAAAGATCAAGATTGCCGAAATCCACGATAACGGTATCGGCCGTAATGCAGACGAATTGCTTCGTAAAGTTGAAGCTGCCCAGTTCGTTGCTTCTCACCCGAACGAAGTTTGTCCTGCAAAGTGGAAAAAAGGCGAAGCAACCTTGAAGCCGAGTATCGACTTGGTTGGTAAGATCTAA
- a CDS encoding DUF4884 domain-containing protein produces the protein MRRASLYNTFSASLLLVCNACLSSCVSQIPLTKEKPVNNSTYQVEYLFEHEGCKVYRFMDMGHYIYFTNCKGDVTSIESDSVRTVNRISRKPIIIKEQTLD, from the coding sequence ATGAGAAGAGCTAGTTTGTATAATACATTTTCAGCAAGTCTATTGCTCGTTTGCAACGCATGTCTTTCTTCATGTGTCTCACAAATACCCCTTACAAAGGAAAAACCGGTAAACAATTCCACTTATCAAGTCGAATATCTGTTCGAACACGAAGGGTGTAAGGTCTATCGTTTCATGGATATGGGACATTACATCTATTTCACCAACTGCAAGGGAGATGTTACCAGTATTGAAAGCGACAGCGTCCGCACAGTCAACCGGATCAGCCGTAAACCGATCATCATCAAAGAGCAGACACTCGATTAG
- the pflA gene encoding pyruvate formate-lyase-activating protein: protein MLGRIHSLESFGTVDGPGIRFVVFMQGCPLRCLYCHNPDTWEVKRETPYLLEPEALLAEVLRYKNFIAKGGVTVTGGEPLLQPEFLKEFFRLCRENGIHTALDTSGYICSGKALEVLEQVDLVLLDIKTIDAGLHPRLTAVKLDNTLRFLDELEKRGIPVWIRHVIVPGLTDDDEALSKLAEYISSYNVVQKAELLPYHTMGAYKYEAQGLDYKLKGVEPLSAERLANAKAIFMKHGVTV, encoded by the coding sequence ATGTTGGGGCGTATACATTCTTTAGAGAGTTTCGGGACCGTTGACGGTCCCGGAATTCGCTTTGTCGTTTTTATGCAGGGATGTCCGCTTCGTTGTCTGTATTGCCACAATCCGGATACCTGGGAGGTAAAGCGTGAAACGCCTTATCTGCTGGAACCTGAAGCGTTGCTTGCCGAAGTGCTGCGCTATAAGAATTTTATCGCTAAAGGTGGTGTTACCGTGACCGGTGGCGAGCCTTTGTTACAACCTGAATTCCTTAAAGAGTTTTTCCGCCTTTGCCGTGAGAACGGTATTCATACGGCGTTGGACACTTCCGGCTATATCTGTTCCGGTAAAGCATTGGAGGTGCTCGAACAGGTCGATCTGGTTCTGTTAGATATCAAGACGATCGACGCCGGTCTTCATCCCCGTTTGACGGCCGTAAAACTCGATAATACTTTACGCTTTCTTGATGAACTGGAGAAACGCGGCATCCCTGTATGGATTCGCCACGTGATCGTGCCCGGCCTGACGGACGATGATGAAGCCTTGAGCAAGCTGGCCGAATATATCAGTTCATATAACGTGGTCCAGAAAGCCGAACTTCTGCCTTATCATACAATGGGAGCTTACAAATATGAGGCGCAAGGCCTGGACTATAAGCTGAAAGGTGTGGAACCGCTTTCAGCAGAACGTCTGGCCAATGCGAAAGCGATCTTTATGAAACACGGGGTAACCGTATAA
- the pflB gene encoding formate C-acetyltransferase translates to MKFENENWAQFKGETWKKEINVRDFIQNNYKPYNGDDTFLVPSSEKTKKVWNKLTEMFKVEREKGVYDAETKLPQGIDTYGPGYIDKENEVIVGLQTDAPLKRGIFPKGGIRMVENSLEAYGYHLDPMTKEIFTKYRKTHNEGVFSAYTDEMIAARRSAIITGLPDAYGRGRIIGDYRRVPLYGTQILIEEKKRFQKRLDIQELTEEIIQSREEITEQIKALKAFERMCAGYGFDVTRPAKDAREAVQFLYLAYLAAVKDQDGAAMSLGRTSTFLDIYIEKDICEGKLTEEEAQELIDQFIIKLRIVRFLRTPEYNDLFSGDPVWVTESLGGQGVDGRSLVTKTSYRYLHTLYNLGPAPEPNLTVLWFNNAPDNWKNFCAKVSIDTSAIQYENDDLMRPDYGDDYGIACCVSPMKIGKQMQYFGARANLAKCLLYAINGGRDEKSGVQVAPRFEPITSEYLDYNEVMEKYEQMMRWLAKVYVNALKIIHYMHDKYAYEAFEMGLHDGDVERIRATGIAGLSIVADSLAAIRDTKVKVIRDERGLAVDFEREGEYVPFGNNDDRTDSIAVDITEKFMEYLRQHQTYRKATPTQSILTITSNVVYGKKTGTTPDGRPGGTPFAPGANPMNGRDTKGAVAALASVAKLPFQHAHDGISYTFAVSPATLGKERDIQINNLVSLLDGYFTPDGGQHLNVNVFDKDLLVDAMEHPEKYPQLTIRVSGYAVNFVKLTREQQLDVISRTINSSL, encoded by the coding sequence ATGAAGTTTGAAAACGAGAACTGGGCGCAGTTCAAAGGAGAAACCTGGAAAAAGGAGATCAATGTAAGAGACTTTATCCAGAACAATTACAAACCTTATAACGGAGACGATACGTTCCTCGTACCCTCTTCGGAGAAAACGAAGAAAGTGTGGAACAAACTAACCGAGATGTTTAAGGTTGAAAGGGAGAAAGGAGTATATGATGCCGAAACGAAGCTTCCCCAGGGGATTGACACATACGGACCCGGTTACATCGATAAGGAAAACGAAGTAATCGTCGGCTTGCAGACAGACGCCCCGTTGAAGCGCGGTATCTTCCCGAAAGGCGGTATCCGCATGGTCGAAAACAGTCTGGAAGCCTATGGCTATCATCTGGACCCGATGACAAAAGAAATCTTCACCAAATACAGAAAGACGCACAACGAAGGCGTTTTTTCAGCCTATACAGACGAGATGATTGCGGCACGTCGTTCCGCCATCATTACCGGGTTGCCTGATGCCTACGGACGCGGACGTATCATCGGTGATTACCGTCGTGTACCTCTGTACGGAACCCAGATCCTGATCGAAGAAAAGAAACGTTTCCAGAAACGTCTCGATATACAGGAACTGACAGAAGAAATCATTCAGAGTCGTGAGGAGATAACGGAGCAGATCAAAGCGCTGAAAGCATTTGAGAGAATGTGTGCCGGTTATGGTTTCGACGTGACACGTCCGGCAAAGGATGCCCGCGAAGCCGTGCAGTTCTTGTATCTGGCTTACCTGGCAGCCGTAAAGGATCAGGATGGAGCAGCCATGTCTCTCGGACGTACTTCTACTTTCCTCGATATCTATATCGAAAAAGATATTTGCGAAGGCAAGCTGACGGAAGAAGAGGCACAGGAATTGATCGACCAGTTTATTATCAAACTGCGTATTGTCCGTTTCCTGCGTACTCCGGAATACAACGACCTGTTCTCCGGCGACCCTGTTTGGGTGACTGAATCGCTGGGCGGACAAGGTGTTGACGGCCGTTCGCTGGTGACAAAGACATCTTACCGTTATCTGCATACCTTGTATAACCTCGGCCCGGCACCCGAACCCAACCTGACGGTGCTTTGGTTCAACAATGCTCCGGATAACTGGAAAAACTTCTGCGCAAAAGTATCGATCGATACCTCTGCCATCCAGTACGAGAACGACGATCTGATGCGTCCGGACTATGGCGACGATTACGGTATCGCCTGCTGTGTGTCTCCGATGAAGATCGGTAAGCAGATGCAGTATTTCGGAGCTCGTGCCAACCTGGCAAAGTGCTTGTTGTATGCGATCAATGGCGGACGTGACGAGAAATCGGGTGTGCAGGTGGCTCCCCGTTTCGAACCGATCACCAGCGAGTATCTGGATTACAACGAAGTGATGGAGAAATACGAGCAGATGATGCGCTGGTTGGCAAAAGTTTATGTCAATGCTCTGAAGATCATTCACTACATGCACGACAAATATGCGTATGAAGCATTCGAGATGGGGCTTCATGACGGAGATGTGGAACGTATCCGCGCAACCGGTATCGCCGGCCTTTCTATCGTTGCCGACTCGCTGGCTGCCATCCGTGACACGAAAGTGAAAGTGATCCGTGACGAACGTGGTTTGGCTGTCGACTTCGAACGCGAAGGCGAATATGTACCTTTCGGAAACAATGACGACCGCACGGACAGTATTGCTGTCGACATTACCGAGAAGTTCATGGAATATCTGCGCCAGCATCAGACATACCGCAAGGCAACTCCGACACAATCTATCCTGACGATCACATCAAACGTGGTTTACGGAAAGAAAACCGGAACGACTCCCGACGGCCGTCCGGGTGGTACGCCGTTCGCTCCGGGAGCCAACCCGATGAACGGACGCGACACGAAAGGGGCTGTCGCCGCTTTGGCTTCTGTTGCCAAACTGCCTTTCCAGCATGCGCATGACGGTATCTCCTATACATTTGCCGTTTCACCGGCTACATTGGGTAAGGAGCGCGATATTCAGATAAATAATCTGGTGAGCCTGTTGGATGGCTATTTCACGCCTGACGGCGGCCAGCATCTGAATGTGAACGTGTTCGATAAGGACCTGTTGGTCGATGCGATGGAGCACCCGGAGAAATACCCGCAGCTTACGATCCGTGTTTCTGGCTATGCCGTCAACTTCGTGAAGCTGACACGCGAACAGCAGCTTGACGTCATCTCGCGCACCATCAACAGCAGTTTATAA